The following coding sequences lie in one Cygnus olor isolate bCygOlo1 chromosome 8, bCygOlo1.pri.v2, whole genome shotgun sequence genomic window:
- the RABGAP1L gene encoding rab GTPase-activating protein 1-like isoform X6 — translation MRESQLQQEDPMDRYKRENRRLQEASMRLEQENDDLAHELVTSKIALRNDLDQAEDKADVLNKELLLTKQKLVETEEEKRKQEEETAQLKEVFRKQLEKAESEIKKTTAIIADYKQICSQLSTRLEKQQAASKDELEVVKGKVMACKHCSEIFSKEGTLKLPSLSTENKGIETDDEKDALKKQLREMELELAQTKLQLVEAKCKIQELEHQRGALMNEIQAAKNSWFSKTLNSIKTAAGTQPPQQLQQPLPPKEGST, via the exons ATGCGAGAGAGTCAACTGCAACAGGAAGATCCCATGGACAGATACAAG agggAAAATCGCAGGCTCCAAGAAGCTAGCATGAGGCTGGAGCAAGAGAACGATGACCTTGCCCATGAGCTTGTTACAAGCAAAATTGCCTTACGGAATGACCTGGACCAG GCTGAAGACAAAGCTGATGTTTTGAACAAGGAACTTCTCCTGACCAAACAGAAACTAGTGgagacagaggaagagaaacggaagcaggaagaggaaacCGCTCAG CTGAAGGAAGTCTTCAGGAAGCAGCTAGAGAAGGCAGAATCTGAGATTAAGAAAACCACAGCCATTATTGCAGACTATAAACAG ATTTGTTCCCAGCTGAGTACCAGGctggaaaaacagcaggcaGCCAGTAAAGATGAACTGGAAGTTGTGAAG GGTAAAGTGATGGCCTGCAAACACTGCAGTGAGATTTTCAGTAAGGAGGGGACACTGAAGCTGCCTTCTCTAAGCACGGAGAATAAAGGCATAGAAACAGATGACGAGAAGGATGCACTGaagaagcagctgagagagatggAGCTGGAACTTGCACAGACCAAACTGCAGCTTGTGGAAGCCAAGTGCAAAATTCAG gAGCTGGAGCACCAGAGAGGAGCCCTTATGAATGAAATCCAAGCTGCCAAGAACTCTTGGTTTAGCAAAACTCTGAACTCTATCAAAACTGCCGCAGGCACACAGCCACCACAGCAGCTTCAGCAACCCCTGCCACCCAAAGAGGGCAGTACATAG
- the RABGAP1L gene encoding rab GTPase-activating protein 1-like isoform X5, which yields MMEEISIMVAYDAHVFSQLCDEDFLANLVAVSKPKSVVPTKKLKKYEKEYQTMRESQLQQEDPMDRYKRENRRLQEASMRLEQENDDLAHELVTSKIALRNDLDQAEDKADVLNKELLLTKQKLVETEEEKRKQEEETAQLKEVFRKQLEKAESEIKKTTAIIADYKQICSQLSTRLEKQQAASKDELEVVKGKVMACKHCSEIFSKEGTLKLPSLSTENKGIETDDEKDALKKQLREMELELAQTKLQLVEAKCKIQELEHQRGALMNEIQAAKNSWFSKTLNSIKTAAGTQPPQQLQQPLPPKEGST from the exons ATGATGGAAGAGATCTCCATAATGGTGGCTTACGATGCCCATGTTTTTAGCCAGCTGTGCGATGAAGACTTTCTAGCCAATCTGGTGGCAGTCAGCAAACCCAAATCTGTG GTGCCaacaaaaaagctgaagaaatatgaGAAAGAGTACCAAACTATGCGAGAGAGTCAACTGCAACAGGAAGATCCCATGGACAGATACAAG agggAAAATCGCAGGCTCCAAGAAGCTAGCATGAGGCTGGAGCAAGAGAACGATGACCTTGCCCATGAGCTTGTTACAAGCAAAATTGCCTTACGGAATGACCTGGACCAG GCTGAAGACAAAGCTGATGTTTTGAACAAGGAACTTCTCCTGACCAAACAGAAACTAGTGgagacagaggaagagaaacggaagcaggaagaggaaacCGCTCAG CTGAAGGAAGTCTTCAGGAAGCAGCTAGAGAAGGCAGAATCTGAGATTAAGAAAACCACAGCCATTATTGCAGACTATAAACAG ATTTGTTCCCAGCTGAGTACCAGGctggaaaaacagcaggcaGCCAGTAAAGATGAACTGGAAGTTGTGAAG GGTAAAGTGATGGCCTGCAAACACTGCAGTGAGATTTTCAGTAAGGAGGGGACACTGAAGCTGCCTTCTCTAAGCACGGAGAATAAAGGCATAGAAACAGATGACGAGAAGGATGCACTGaagaagcagctgagagagatggAGCTGGAACTTGCACAGACCAAACTGCAGCTTGTGGAAGCCAAGTGCAAAATTCAG gAGCTGGAGCACCAGAGAGGAGCCCTTATGAATGAAATCCAAGCTGCCAAGAACTCTTGGTTTAGCAAAACTCTGAACTCTATCAAAACTGCCGCAGGCACACAGCCACCACAGCAGCTTCAGCAACCCCTGCCACCCAAAGAGGGCAGTACATAG
- the RABGAP1L gene encoding rab GTPase-activating protein 1-like isoform X7 produces the protein MVESSIWSVTLLERENRRLQEASMRLEQENDDLAHELVTSKIALRNDLDQAEDKADVLNKELLLTKQKLVETEEEKRKQEEETAQLKEVFRKQLEKAESEIKKTTAIIADYKQICSQLSTRLEKQQAASKDELEVVKGKVMACKHCSEIFSKEGTLKLPSLSTENKGIETDDEKDALKKQLREMELELAQTKLQLVEAKCKIQELEHQRGALMNEIQAAKNSWFSKTLNSIKTAAGTQPPQQLQQPLPPKEGST, from the exons ATGGTTGAAAGCAGTATTTGGTCTGTGACTTTACTGGAG agggAAAATCGCAGGCTCCAAGAAGCTAGCATGAGGCTGGAGCAAGAGAACGATGACCTTGCCCATGAGCTTGTTACAAGCAAAATTGCCTTACGGAATGACCTGGACCAG GCTGAAGACAAAGCTGATGTTTTGAACAAGGAACTTCTCCTGACCAAACAGAAACTAGTGgagacagaggaagagaaacggaagcaggaagaggaaacCGCTCAG CTGAAGGAAGTCTTCAGGAAGCAGCTAGAGAAGGCAGAATCTGAGATTAAGAAAACCACAGCCATTATTGCAGACTATAAACAG ATTTGTTCCCAGCTGAGTACCAGGctggaaaaacagcaggcaGCCAGTAAAGATGAACTGGAAGTTGTGAAG GGTAAAGTGATGGCCTGCAAACACTGCAGTGAGATTTTCAGTAAGGAGGGGACACTGAAGCTGCCTTCTCTAAGCACGGAGAATAAAGGCATAGAAACAGATGACGAGAAGGATGCACTGaagaagcagctgagagagatggAGCTGGAACTTGCACAGACCAAACTGCAGCTTGTGGAAGCCAAGTGCAAAATTCAG gAGCTGGAGCACCAGAGAGGAGCCCTTATGAATGAAATCCAAGCTGCCAAGAACTCTTGGTTTAGCAAAACTCTGAACTCTATCAAAACTGCCGCAGGCACACAGCCACCACAGCAGCTTCAGCAACCCCTGCCACCCAAAGAGGGCAGTACATAG